Proteins found in one Crassostrea angulata isolate pt1a10 chromosome 3, ASM2561291v2, whole genome shotgun sequence genomic segment:
- the LOC128178202 gene encoding uncharacterized protein LOC128178202 isoform X1 — protein MLYGTVMENTKVFKVWNNNRTEGRLLGASKFQELKTKVITKFELGEETGNIRLVLSDGCIIDDEDVFLQLESNELYVLKADEVLNIPQALSTASGGSEAGMPSSKSEQLSELVKRLRSKQSNQRPSKKQKSTSMTCHKVQLGWMLHTGTKFTQVRTSSGGGTRIVEMADASTYAEIKNRAIEIFFPNGSNIKGKKEDFDHHLGDFQGRSIPQDGFTLQIYINSMKACNMTVKPRLYLLSKMKDEENEDESWEFAEEVDVNPPISILNAPGVSTQNPQNPANSPSPAVSTPHQQESIQNDEENSWDLPDLQSPVVLRMPQVPTCTICTDRFCDTFFVPCGHIACAVCTAELEERGSQCHICRESFTSTSKLFY, from the exons ATGTTATATGGGACTGTC ATGGAGAATACAAAGGTTTTTAAAGTGTGGAACAACAATCGCACAGAGGGGCGATTGTTGGGGGCCAGCAAATTTCAAGAATTAAAGACCAAAg taattacaaaatttgaattGGGCGAAGAAACAGGAAATATTCGACTTGTTTTAAGTGATGGGTGTATAATAGATGACGAAGATGTTTTTCTACAACTTGAAAGCAACGAACTGTATGTCTTGAAAGCAGATGAAGTTTTAAACATCCCCCAAGCATTATCAACTGCATCAGGAGGGTCAGAAGCAG GAATGCCTTCATCAAAGAGCGAACAGTTATCTGAATTAGTAAAAAGACTGCGTTCAAAACAATCGAAT CAGAGACCATCGAAAAAGCAGAAGTCTACATCTATGACGTGCCACAAAGTTCAGCTTGGGTGGATGTTACATACAGGTACTAAGTTTACACAAGTGCGGACCTCCAGTGGTGGGGGGACGAGAATTGTGGAAATGGCAGATGCTTCAACATATGCGGAAATCAAAAATAGAGCGATAGAAATTTTCTTTCCAAATg GTTCCAATATTAAAGGAAAGAAGGAAGATTTCGATCACCACCTTGGGGATTTTCAGGGCCGTTCCATTCCCCAAGATGGATTCACTCTTCAAATATACATAAACTCCATGAAAGCATGCAATATGACAGTTAAGCCACGGCTCTATCTTTTATCAAAGATGAAAGATGAAGAAAATGAG gATGAAAGCTGGGAATTTGCGGAAGAAGTGGATGTTAATCCACCCATTTCCATTCTGAATGCGCCAGGAGTCTCAACTCAGAATCCACAAAATCCAGCTAATTCACCCAGTCCAGCAGTGTCAACACCACATCAGCAGGAATCAATTCAAAAT GATGAAGAAAACAGTTGGGATCTTCCTGATCTTCAATCTCCTGTT GTGTTGAGAATGCCACAAGTCCCAACCTGCACAATATGTACAGATCGGTTCTGCGATACATTTTTTGTACCATGCGGCCACATCGCTTGTGCAGTGTGTACTGCTGAACTGGAGGAGCGGGGTAGTCAGTGCCACATCTGCAGAGAGTCGTTTACATCAACTTCAAAACTCTTTTATTAG
- the LOC128178202 gene encoding uncharacterized protein LOC128178202 isoform X3, whose product MENTKVFKVWNNNRTEGRLLGASKFQELKTKVITKFELGEETGNIRLVLSDGCIIDDEDVFLQLESNELYVLKADEVLNIPQALSTASGGSEAGMPSSKSEQLSELVKRLRSKQSNQRPSKKQKSTSMTCHKVQLGWMLHTGTKFTQVRTSSGGGTRIVEMADASTYAEIKNRAIEIFFPNGSNIKGKKEDFDHHLGDFQGRSIPQDGFTLQIYINSMKACNMTVKPRLYLLSKMKDEENEDESWEFAEEVDVNPPISILNAPGVSTQNPQNPANSPSPAVSTPHQQESIQNDEENSWDLPDLQSPVVLRMPQVPTCTICTDRFCDTFFVPCGHIACAVCTAELEERGSQCHICRESFTSTSKLFY is encoded by the exons ATGGAGAATACAAAGGTTTTTAAAGTGTGGAACAACAATCGCACAGAGGGGCGATTGTTGGGGGCCAGCAAATTTCAAGAATTAAAGACCAAAg taattacaaaatttgaattGGGCGAAGAAACAGGAAATATTCGACTTGTTTTAAGTGATGGGTGTATAATAGATGACGAAGATGTTTTTCTACAACTTGAAAGCAACGAACTGTATGTCTTGAAAGCAGATGAAGTTTTAAACATCCCCCAAGCATTATCAACTGCATCAGGAGGGTCAGAAGCAG GAATGCCTTCATCAAAGAGCGAACAGTTATCTGAATTAGTAAAAAGACTGCGTTCAAAACAATCGAAT CAGAGACCATCGAAAAAGCAGAAGTCTACATCTATGACGTGCCACAAAGTTCAGCTTGGGTGGATGTTACATACAGGTACTAAGTTTACACAAGTGCGGACCTCCAGTGGTGGGGGGACGAGAATTGTGGAAATGGCAGATGCTTCAACATATGCGGAAATCAAAAATAGAGCGATAGAAATTTTCTTTCCAAATg GTTCCAATATTAAAGGAAAGAAGGAAGATTTCGATCACCACCTTGGGGATTTTCAGGGCCGTTCCATTCCCCAAGATGGATTCACTCTTCAAATATACATAAACTCCATGAAAGCATGCAATATGACAGTTAAGCCACGGCTCTATCTTTTATCAAAGATGAAAGATGAAGAAAATGAG gATGAAAGCTGGGAATTTGCGGAAGAAGTGGATGTTAATCCACCCATTTCCATTCTGAATGCGCCAGGAGTCTCAACTCAGAATCCACAAAATCCAGCTAATTCACCCAGTCCAGCAGTGTCAACACCACATCAGCAGGAATCAATTCAAAAT GATGAAGAAAACAGTTGGGATCTTCCTGATCTTCAATCTCCTGTT GTGTTGAGAATGCCACAAGTCCCAACCTGCACAATATGTACAGATCGGTTCTGCGATACATTTTTTGTACCATGCGGCCACATCGCTTGTGCAGTGTGTACTGCTGAACTGGAGGAGCGGGGTAGTCAGTGCCACATCTGCAGAGAGTCGTTTACATCAACTTCAAAACTCTTTTATTAG
- the LOC128178326 gene encoding centriole, cilia and spindle-associated protein-like yields MVSNSSEYRREYRPASLVKNIPTYYESLTYRHHRRELEYAHTPISWDFEQDNRNDTPSDEDEIPVIKLKIDEEEKDENEDVKKEEGNGCIEEDKQEDGKEEILEEKAVEVKETVNKCDQKKSEGKPDVLVERQTSESRELTKLAKEKLKKYSSSENKNIGKSKPSQDKKKISDDFLSPKQVEEKAFVKRPKRPDRSREPPSRPKTAVSASVPRPLSSNSPRPSSSASCDRPPFVLYGSGDTELQTGSKRTHNVHCSTDIYPAAVKARQQHYLRAKKLEDLRKKILLQKRKQKSSFSSKLAKETTAWRSEYQNQYPTYDNEEYARRLRAIDSARARKVKCDL; encoded by the exons atggtATCAAATTCATCAGAATACAGACGGGAATATCGTCCTGCTTCCCTTGTGAAGAACATTCCAACATATTACGAGTCACTTACTTATCGTCACCACCGCCGTGAACTTGAGTACGCCCACACCCCCATATCTTGGGACTTTGAACAAGACAATAGAAATGACACACCATCAGATGAAGATGAGATTCCTgttattaaattgaaaatagatGAAGAAGAAAAGGATGAAAATGAGGATGTGAAAAAAGAAGAAGGGAATGGATGTATTGAAGAGGATAAACAAGAAGATGGAAAGGAGGAAATTTTGGAGGAAAAAGCTGTAGAAGTAAAAGAAACAGTGAATAAATGTGACCAGAAAAAATCTGAAGGGAAACCAGATGTTCTGGTAGAAAGGCAAACTTCAGAGAGCAGAGAATTGACAAAATTGGCTAAAGAAAAGCTGAAGAAATACAGTAGTTCTGagaataaaaatattggaaaatcaAAGCCCTCtcaagataaaaagaaaatttcag ATGATTTTCTTTCACCTAAACAAGTCGAGGAGAAGGCATTCGTCAAAAGACCAAAACGACCAGATAGAAGCAGGGAGCCACCATCGAGACCTAAAACAGCTGTCTCTGCCTCAGTGCCTCGACCTCTTTCATCGAACTCTCCCCGACCGTCCTCTTCTGCCTCCTGTGACAGACCCCCTTTCGTCCTGTACGGTAGTGGAGACACCGAGCTGCAAACTGGGAGCAAAAGAACTCACAACGTCCACTGTTCAACTGAT ATCTACCCAGCTGCAGTGAAAGCTCGTCAGCAACATTACCTACGAGCCAAAAAGTTAGAGGACCTCAGAAAGAAAATACTCCTGCAGAAAAGGAAACAGAAGAGCAGCTTTTCCAGCAAGCTCGCCAAGGAAACCACGGCTTGGAGGAGCGAGTACCAGAACCAATATCCCACCTACGACAATGAAGAATACGCCAGGCGGTTACGAGCCATTGATTCGGCCAGGGCGCGGAAAGTCAAGTGTGATCTTTAG
- the LOC128177969 gene encoding neuroglobin-like isoform X1, whose protein sequence is MKIQADEGGKAAKKKMGCTLSIKTDKCPSPFDPDVYLIRQPSSPVEKKLPLEIRKKISSTAKPCLNRSPQRKWIRSVSVMDTRCSLTTRDKYQIIKSWKGIARDLHTTGVTMFLRMFQEYDDLRKFFKFGDYKESSDLLQNKIFQNHVMLVMHTLDEAICSMGDTDYVMEMLRGVGKSHRRLPEFNFMIFSRIEEPFLIAVKETLGDRYSANMDNIYRKTVKFIIRELSQGFNDTPKAID, encoded by the exons AAATGGGATGCACACTGTCCATTAAAACTGACAAATGTCCTTCACCTTTCGACCCGGATGTGTATCTGATACGGCAACCTTCCAGCCCGGTAGAGAAGAAACTTCCGCTGGAGATCCGGAAAAAGATTTCGAGCACCGCTAAGCCATGTCTCAACCGGTCTCCCCAGCGGAAGTGGATTCGGAGTGTTTCTGTGATGGATACTCGATGTTCCCTGACCACACGTGACAAATATCAAATCATCAAATCTTGGAAAGGCATCGCCAGAGACTTGCATACTACAGGCGTCACAATGTTTCTCAG AATGTTCCAAGAGTATGACGATCTCCGGAAGTTCTTCAAGTTTGGAGACTACAAGGAATCTTCCGACCTCCTCCAGAACAAGATCTTCCAGAACCACGTGATGCTGGTAATGCATACACTCGACGAAGCCATCTGTTCAATGGGGGACACAGATTACGTCATGGAGATGCTGCGAGGGGTGGGGAAATCTCATAGACGCTTGCCCGAgtttaatttcatgatttttagc aggaTAGAGGAGCCATTTTTGATCGCCGTCAAGGAAACGCTTGGGGATCGCTATTCGGCCAACATGGATAACATATATCGGAAAACAGTGAAATTCATTATACGCGAACTATCACAGGGATTTAACGATACTCCTAAGGCAATAGACTAG
- the LOC128178201 gene encoding uncharacterized protein LOC128178201, which produces MGENIYTPAMAQRLVVDGLPLSRNEMIAVYYHSGYTIQEIIGFLASRHNTALSARQIHRVLREMNLTRRNNQPRLEDIVTAILHELSGSGGDIGYRGMRRRLLVDHDLNVSCELVRLALTVLDAEGVIRRRQRRLQRRRYINEGPNFCVHLDGWDKLKPFGISIHGCVDGFSRRILWLRACNSNKNPEYISRFYIDYIKEINGVPVVVYADRGTENCIVRDLQYALRWNHQDPLQGLSSFRYGSSYRNTRIERFWRCLREMCGNFWINYFKDMDNLGVFDTSDVVHLECARYCFLPIINRELYRVIQHWNEHTIRRNRNADCPSGKPDVMYFQPEIYQTRDYKMPIPGNLNGIEQEYCAYPPANGVSMEFEVIGTQIRIENGLNYPPNTVEEATELFIRITNYVDRL; this is translated from the coding sequence atgGGTGAAAATATCTATACACCTGCTATGGCTCAACGTTTGGTTGTGGACGGACTACCCCTCAGTAGAAATGAAATGATTGCTGTTTATTACCACTCTGGTTATACTATTCAGGAAATCATTGGATTTCTTGCGAGCAGACATAACACTGCTTTAAGTGCGAGACAAATTCATCGAGTTTTAAGGGAAATGAATCTAACGAGACGAAACAACCAGCCACGTTTGGAGGACATTGTAACGGCTATTTTACATGAACTTTCAGGCTCGGGCGGTGACATTGGCTATAGAGGAATGAGGAGACGTCTGCTAGTCGACCATGACCTCAATGTGTCTTGTGAATTGGTGCGCCTTGCATTAACTGTTTTGGACGCAGAAGGTGTAATAAGACGTAGACAACGTCGTCTTCAGCGTAGAAGGTACATTAACGAAGGGCCCAATTTTTGTGTTCATCTAGATGGCTGGGACAAATTGAAACCATTTGGAATTTCCATTCATGGTTGTGTAGATGGCTTTTCAAGACGTATTCTCTGGCTTAGAGCTTGCAATTCTAACAAAAACCCTGAATATATATCCAGATTTTATATAGActatatcaaagaaataaacgGGGTTCCTGTGGTCGTATACGCGGACAGGGGTACTGAGAACTGCATAGTTCGAGATTTGCAATACGCTTTGCGATGGAATCACCAGGATCCTCTGCAAGGACTATCAAGTTTTAGGTATGGATCGTCATATAGAAATACAAGAATAGAGCGATTTTGGCGGTGTTTACGGGAAATGTGTGgcaatttttggataaattaCTTTAAGGATATGGATAATTTGGGTGTTTTTGACACATCCGATGTAGTTCACCTAGAGTGTGCTAGGTATTGTTTCTTACCAATTATCAACAGGGAATTGTACAGAGTTATACAGCATTGGAATGAACACACAATTAGAAGAAACCGCAATGCAGATTGTCCGTCTGGAAAACCAGATGTTATGTATTTTCAGCCCGAAATTTACCAAACAAGAGATTATAAAATGCCTATACCTGGTAATCTGAATGGCATAGAACAAGAATATTGTGCCTACCCTCCTGCAAATGGTGTTTCGATGGAATTTGAAGTTATTGGTACTcaaataagaattgaaaacgGTTTGAATTACCCACCAAACACAGTAGAAGAAGCAACAGAACTCTTTATCCGTATAACAAACTATGTAGATcgcttataa
- the LOC128178202 gene encoding uncharacterized protein LOC128178202 isoform X2 — translation MLYGTVMENTKVFKVWNNNRTEGRLLGASKFQELKTKVITKFELGEETGNIRLVLSDGCIIDDEDVFLQLESNELYVLKADEVLNIPQALSTASGGSEAGMPSSKSEQLSELVKRLRSKQSNRPSKKQKSTSMTCHKVQLGWMLHTGTKFTQVRTSSGGGTRIVEMADASTYAEIKNRAIEIFFPNGSNIKGKKEDFDHHLGDFQGRSIPQDGFTLQIYINSMKACNMTVKPRLYLLSKMKDEENEDESWEFAEEVDVNPPISILNAPGVSTQNPQNPANSPSPAVSTPHQQESIQNDEENSWDLPDLQSPVVLRMPQVPTCTICTDRFCDTFFVPCGHIACAVCTAELEERGSQCHICRESFTSTSKLFY, via the exons ATGTTATATGGGACTGTC ATGGAGAATACAAAGGTTTTTAAAGTGTGGAACAACAATCGCACAGAGGGGCGATTGTTGGGGGCCAGCAAATTTCAAGAATTAAAGACCAAAg taattacaaaatttgaattGGGCGAAGAAACAGGAAATATTCGACTTGTTTTAAGTGATGGGTGTATAATAGATGACGAAGATGTTTTTCTACAACTTGAAAGCAACGAACTGTATGTCTTGAAAGCAGATGAAGTTTTAAACATCCCCCAAGCATTATCAACTGCATCAGGAGGGTCAGAAGCAG GAATGCCTTCATCAAAGAGCGAACAGTTATCTGAATTAGTAAAAAGACTGCGTTCAAAACAATCGAAT AGACCATCGAAAAAGCAGAAGTCTACATCTATGACGTGCCACAAAGTTCAGCTTGGGTGGATGTTACATACAGGTACTAAGTTTACACAAGTGCGGACCTCCAGTGGTGGGGGGACGAGAATTGTGGAAATGGCAGATGCTTCAACATATGCGGAAATCAAAAATAGAGCGATAGAAATTTTCTTTCCAAATg GTTCCAATATTAAAGGAAAGAAGGAAGATTTCGATCACCACCTTGGGGATTTTCAGGGCCGTTCCATTCCCCAAGATGGATTCACTCTTCAAATATACATAAACTCCATGAAAGCATGCAATATGACAGTTAAGCCACGGCTCTATCTTTTATCAAAGATGAAAGATGAAGAAAATGAG gATGAAAGCTGGGAATTTGCGGAAGAAGTGGATGTTAATCCACCCATTTCCATTCTGAATGCGCCAGGAGTCTCAACTCAGAATCCACAAAATCCAGCTAATTCACCCAGTCCAGCAGTGTCAACACCACATCAGCAGGAATCAATTCAAAAT GATGAAGAAAACAGTTGGGATCTTCCTGATCTTCAATCTCCTGTT GTGTTGAGAATGCCACAAGTCCCAACCTGCACAATATGTACAGATCGGTTCTGCGATACATTTTTTGTACCATGCGGCCACATCGCTTGTGCAGTGTGTACTGCTGAACTGGAGGAGCGGGGTAGTCAGTGCCACATCTGCAGAGAGTCGTTTACATCAACTTCAAAACTCTTTTATTAG
- the LOC128177969 gene encoding neuroglobin-like isoform X2, giving the protein MVAEMGCTLSIKTDKCPSPFDPDVYLIRQPSSPVEKKLPLEIRKKISSTAKPCLNRSPQRKWIRSVSVMDTRCSLTTRDKYQIIKSWKGIARDLHTTGVTMFLRMFQEYDDLRKFFKFGDYKESSDLLQNKIFQNHVMLVMHTLDEAICSMGDTDYVMEMLRGVGKSHRRLPEFNFMIFSRIEEPFLIAVKETLGDRYSANMDNIYRKTVKFIIRELSQGFNDTPKAID; this is encoded by the exons ATGGTTGCAGAAATGGGATGCACACTGTCCATTAAAACTGACAAATGTCCTTCACCTTTCGACCCGGATGTGTATCTGATACGGCAACCTTCCAGCCCGGTAGAGAAGAAACTTCCGCTGGAGATCCGGAAAAAGATTTCGAGCACCGCTAAGCCATGTCTCAACCGGTCTCCCCAGCGGAAGTGGATTCGGAGTGTTTCTGTGATGGATACTCGATGTTCCCTGACCACACGTGACAAATATCAAATCATCAAATCTTGGAAAGGCATCGCCAGAGACTTGCATACTACAGGCGTCACAATGTTTCTCAG AATGTTCCAAGAGTATGACGATCTCCGGAAGTTCTTCAAGTTTGGAGACTACAAGGAATCTTCCGACCTCCTCCAGAACAAGATCTTCCAGAACCACGTGATGCTGGTAATGCATACACTCGACGAAGCCATCTGTTCAATGGGGGACACAGATTACGTCATGGAGATGCTGCGAGGGGTGGGGAAATCTCATAGACGCTTGCCCGAgtttaatttcatgatttttagc aggaTAGAGGAGCCATTTTTGATCGCCGTCAAGGAAACGCTTGGGGATCGCTATTCGGCCAACATGGATAACATATATCGGAAAACAGTGAAATTCATTATACGCGAACTATCACAGGGATTTAACGATACTCCTAAGGCAATAGACTAG
- the LOC128178200 gene encoding uncharacterized protein LOC128178200: protein MLRQDVFFAERNFSENYCIENMPPYERLQKATEMNSYSSKRKRMDEQCLATEAASIIYKRPEMGFLTTPLTSGTLTEANQVLSVEQIQQFISSTALARHRTITKPSNVCCQSESRPTLQNFQTHGTQEIISLSRTATQRIIVPQIQGSLSLQTVTPQVPREQPQHYAQRAMFYGHTQSTLNTESYNSIQNGQFRPYAVIASDRICPKNKKNTERRRKNNKSKAKEAPQGSSTSPNVDKQQQSTNIGIATTNHLTAGDHSQNSPTNQPEPWSLVPQPVLMHVKPMEAQTNQTLSRLMALRAAERVGGVNHFENSGYKNVVAKRKLETEESDSGGRTKKKMRGQNHGHATEQLSTKQNGGKKTVKRIIIPPKTRKTHVSPPPYVSRIMRILARGKQTQSDTFDDNEHTNEKLTQKGSAELRAESTSKEIKPEAITSRTVDNKKFSKDLSCDALLNTDNFFGPEMFVTSGDLCLEGPSLFL from the exons ATGTTGAGGCAAGACGTTTTTTTCGCAGAGCGAAATTTTTCTGAGAATTACTGTATCGAaa atatgccaccatacgaAAGACTTCAGAAAGCGACAGAAATGAACAGCTATTCATCTAAGAGG AAGAGAATGGATGAGCAGTGTTTGGCCACGGAAGCTGCCTCCATTATTTACAAGAGGCCAGAGATGGGCTTCCTGACCACTCCCCTAACTTCCGGGACGCTTACGGAG gCTAACCAAGTGTTGAGTGTTGAACAGATTCAGCAGTTCATCAGTTCTACGGCCCTTGCCCGCCATCGAACAATTACAAAGCCTAGCAATGTCTGCTGCCAATCAGAAAGCAGGCCAACACTACAG AATTTCCAAACTCATGGCACCCAGGAGATAATTAGCCTGAGTAGGACTGCTACACAGAGAATCATTGTTCCTCAAATTCAGGGCTCTTTGTCTCTACAGACAGTCACTCCTCAGGTCCCTCGCGAACAACCCCAGCATTATGCTCAAAGGGCCATGTTCTATGGACACACTCAGTCAACTCTCAACACAGAATCATACAACAGTATTCAAAACGGACAATTCAGACCATATGCAGTCATTGCCTCCGACCGAATCTGTCCTAAGAACAAGAAAAATACCGAAAGACGACGGAAAAACAACAAATCCAAGGCCAAGGAAGCCCCACAAGGATCTTCGACATCTCCTAATGTCGACAAACAACAACAGTCGACAAACATCGGTATAGCCACCACAAACCACTTGACAGCTGGCGACCACTCACAGAATTCGCCAACAAATCAGCCG gagccaTGGAGTCTGGTCCCCCAACCCGTGCTTATGCATGTAAAGCCAATGGAGGCCCAGACAAACCAAACCCTTTCCAGACTGATGGCTCTCAGAGCAGCAGAAAGG GTTGGTGGAGTTAATCACTTTGAAAACAGTGGCTACAAGAACGTTGTTGCAAAAAGAAAGCTAGAGACTGAGGAAAGTGACAGTGGTGGCAGAACAAAGAAAAAGATGAGGGGTCAGAACCATGGTCATGCAACTGAACAACTATCGACAAAACAGAATGGTGGCAAG AAGACAGTCAAACGTATCATAATTCCACCGAAAACCAGAAAAACCCATGTGAGTCCCCCACCTTACGTGTCCAGAATCATGAGGATCCTGGCCAGGGGAAAGCAAACACAATCTGATACCTTTGATGATAACGAACACACCAACGAAAAACTGACCCAAAAGGGATCTGCTGAACTCAGGGCAGAATCTACCTCAAAG GAAATCAAACCAGAAGCGATCACATCACGAACTGTGGACAATAAAAAGTTCTCGAAAGACTTGTCGTGTGACGCTCTTCTGAACACGGACAATTTCTTTGGACCGGAAATGTTTGTCACTTCCGGTGACCTGTGCTTGGAGGGTCCCTCCCTCTTCCTGTAA